Proteins co-encoded in one Capsicum annuum cultivar UCD-10X-F1 chromosome 9, UCD10Xv1.1, whole genome shotgun sequence genomic window:
- the LOC107843162 gene encoding E3 ubiquitin-protein ligase UPL7: MSEPRKNQVSLRGSSAKEISRDVLLEKVSQERALRNFTRRANAAARLIQRAWKYYNVKKRIALELQQQWESLISSHLAPLKKSSLSSQVLRPFLFFTTFLLARYPRIQPREKDCIRSCFGVILESINSTNPNENFCSMATGTVEERKIWNYQAKKLITICLFILAEYDNSSQKSNDVLLTSLAMRLAVILTDVKGWKCISNTNVESAFMAVRDLVQFVGSIRSGLYNSVRSYICKLEVPSSLQANLSSPTDDQLLITASAITLALRPFHVANLVMDDKDVLLEVQSAAEQYCIYLLTIPSFAQRLPVVLIPPLKHKSVLTPCLRILLMSKEQILKDMSDMDQMTSTHDRVLPPVGWALGNIIYLATSSESNIIDFGKLVNGLDRQSYVHVVIMLAEKLLAQIERAGWVRNENQQVQSDGNSVEAETTFGSLKMSYVDLFKPVCLQRHLMELLVLEKDGPVQRAESLPSCGAESAGSCELLDVAYYYSWMLRIFSILNPVLGAMPVLNMLSFTPGFLSNLWGTLEESFFPGKDLVGKGKYSDKSTISENKIIEASVRKQKHSSKDIGSKWATVFQKITGKSQTEFKIVDPLDGKSKTVHIDEHYSDMWDIELLRQGPDGISNDLSCVLHLFCASYSHLLLVLDDLEFYEKQVPFTLEQQQKIVSVLNTLVYNTISRSICPKSRSLTDSAIKCLHLLYERDCRHQFCPPTLWLSPGRNNRPPIAVAARTHEFLSAASNGDDTSTSLSMGSIITVIPHIFPFEERVEMFREFINMDKVSRKMAGEVTGPGPRSVEIVIRRGHIVEDGFQQLNNLGSRLKSSIHVSFVNESGLPEAGLDYGGLSKEFLTEIAKAAFSPEYGLFTQTLTSDRHLIPNTAARFLDNGIQMIEFLGRIVGKALYEGILLDYSFSHVFVQKLLGRYSFLDELSTLDPELYRNLMYVKHYGGDVKDLALDFTVTEESLGKHIVIELKPGGKDTSVTKENMLQYVHAMADFKLNRQILPFSNAFYRGLTDLISPSWLKLFNASEFNQLLSGGNHDIDIDDLRKNTRYTGGYTEGSRTVKLFWEVFASFEPKERCLLLKFVTSCSRAPLLGFKYLQPTFTIHKVSCDLPLLATFGGHDVDRLPSASTCYNTLKLPTYKRQNNLRAKLLYAINSNAGFELS; encoded by the exons ATGAGCGAACCTCGAAAGAACCAG GTATCGTTGCGAGGTTCAAGTGCGAAGGAGATATCGAGGGACGTGCTTTTGGAAAAAGTATCGCAGGAAAGAGCTTTGAGGAATTTTACTCGCCGAGCTAATGCTGCTGCCCGATTAATTCAG AGAGCTTGGAAGTATTATAATGTTAAAAAACGTATAGCCCTGGAACTTCAGCAGCAGTGGGAATCATTGATAAGTAGTCATCTTGCTCCTCTAAAGAAATCGTCTTTATCCAGCCAAGTTCTGAggccttttcttttctttactacATTCTTGTTGGCGCGATATCCAAGAATTCAACCCAGAGAAAAAGATTGCATCAGGAGTTGCTTTGGAGTTATCCTGGAGAGCATAAACTCAACCA atcCCAATGAAAACTTTTGCTCAATGGCTACTGGAAccgtagaagagagaaaaatttgGAACTATCAAGCAAAGAAGTTGATTACCATATGCTTGTTTATTTTAGCAGAATATGATAATTCTTCTCAGAAGAGTAATGATGTTTTACTTACATCTTTAGCAATGCGCTTGGCCGTAATTCTGACTGATGTGAAAGGTTGGAAGTGCATCAGCAATACCAATGTAGAGAGTGCCTTCATGGCAGTTAGGGATTTAGTTCAGTTCGTGGGAAGTATTAGAAGTGGACTATATAATTCCGTAAGGAGTTACATTTGTAAACTTGAAGTTCCTAGTTCCCTTCAGGCAAATTTGTCTTCTCCGACAGATGACCAGTTATTGATAACTGCAAGTGCAATTACTTTAGCACTGCGGCCATTTCATGTCGCGAACTTAGTTATGGATGATAAAGATGTCTTACTAGAAGTGCAGAGTGCAGCTGAGCAATACTGTATTTATCTTCTTACAATACCTTCGTTTGCTCAACGGTTACCGGTGGTGTTGATTCCACCTTTGAAACACAAGTCTGTGTTAACACCTTGCTTGAGGATCCTATTG ATGTCAAAGGAGCAAATTCTGAAGGATATGTCAGATATGGATCAGATGACAAGTACTCACGACAGGGTGTTGCCACCAGTTGGTTGGGCTCTTGGAAATATTATATACCTGGCGACAAGCAGTGAAAGCAATATCATAGATTTTGGAAAGTTAGTGAATGGTTTAGACCGTCAATCCTATGTCCATGTAGTGATTATGCTGGCAGAGAAATTATTGGCTCAGATTGAAAGGGCTGGATGGGTGAGAAACGAGAACCAACAAGTCCAAAGTGACGGAAATTCTGTTGAAGCCGAGACAACTTTTGGATCCTTGAAGATGTCGTATGTGGACCTTTTCAAGCCTGTTTGCCTTCAGAGGCATCTGATGGAACTTCTAGTGTTGGAGAAAGATGGTCCCGTTCAGAGAGCTGAAAGCCTACCATCATGTGGAGCAGAATCTGCTGGGAGCTGTGAATTGCTTGATGTAGCTTACTATTATTCATGGATGCTCagaatattttctattttgaatccaGTGCTGGGGGCAATGCCAGTTCTCAACATGCTATCATTTACTCCTGGGTTTCTTTCTAACCTGTGGGGTACCCTCGAAGAATCATTTTTTCCAGGAAAAGATCTTGTTGGTAAGGGCAAATATTCAGATAAAAGTACAATTTCTGAAAACAAGATTATTGAAGCTTCTGTGAGAAAGCAAAAACATTCTTCTAAAGATATAGGCAGCAAATGGGCTACCGTATTTCAAAAGATAACTGGGAAATCACAAACCGAGTTCAAAATTGTGGATCCGCTTGATGGGAAATCAAAGACTGTGCACATTGACGAGCATTATTCTGATATGTGGGACATTGAACTGCTAAGGCAGGGTCCTGATGGAATATCAAACGACTTGTCTTGTGTACTACATCTGTTTTGCGCTAGTTATTCACACCTGTTGTTAGTTCTTGATGACCTAGAATTTTATGAGAAACAG GTTCCCTTTACATTGGAGCAGCAGCAGAAAATTGTGTCGGTGCTGAATACATTGGTTTATAATACAATATCCCGCAGTATTTGTCCTAAAAGTAGATCTCTGACAGATTCAGCTATCAAATGTCTTCATTTATTGTATGAAAGGGATTGCAGGCACCAATTTTGCCCTCCTACTTTGTGGCTTTCACCAGGTAGAAATAATCGGCCGCCCATTGCTGTAGCTGCTAGGACTCATGAATTTTTATCCGCTGCTTCAAACGGTGATGATACCTCAACCTCTCTGAGCATGGGATCCATTATTACTGTTATCCCGCACATCTTCCCATTTGAAGAAAG GGTTGAGATGTTCAGAGAATTTATCAACATGGATAAAGTATCAAGAAAAATGGCTGGTGAAGTTACTGGACCTGGTCCACGTTCCGTTGAGATAGTAATTCGTCGTGGTCATATTGTTGAAGATGGATTTCAGCAACTAAATAACTTAGGATCAAGATTAAAGTCCAGCATCCACGTCTCTTTCGTGAACGAGTCTGGTCTTCCAGAGGCTGGCCTGGACTATGGTGGGTTATCTAAGGAGTTCTTGACAGAAATAGCTAAAGCAGCCTTCTCACCTGA GTACGGGCTGTTCACACAGACCTTGACTTCAGATAGACATCTAATTCCTAATACAGCTGCAAGATTTTTGGACAATGGAATTCAGATGATTGAGTTTCTGGGGAGAATCGTCGGCAAAGCACTCTATGAAGGAATATTGCTAGATTATTCCTTTTCACatgtttttgtgcaaaagctgTTGGGCCGCTATAGCTTTCTTGATGAGTTGTCTACACTTGATCCTGAGCTATACAGGAATCTGATGTATGTTAAG CACTATGGTGGTGATGTCAAGGACCTTGCACTGGATTTTACAGTTACTGAAGAATCATTGGGGAAACACATTGTTATTGAGCTTAAACCTGGTGGCAAGGATACTTCTGTAACAAAAGAGAACATGTTGCAATATGTTCATGCAATGGCAGATTTTAAACTAAATCGGCAG ATACTTCCTTTCTCAAATGCATTTTATAGAGGATTGACGGACCTTATATCCCCTTCCTGGTTAAAGTTGTTTAATGCAAGTGAGTTTAATCAG TTGCTTTCAGGGGGAAaccatgatattgatattgatgacttaAGGAAAAATACGCGCTATACTGGAGGTTACACAGAAGGGAGTCGGACAGTTAAACTCTTTTGGGAG GTATTTGCGAGTTTTGAACCAAAAGAACGGTGTTTGCTGCTTAAGTTTGTGACAAGTTGTTCGCGAGCTCCTTTGCTTGGATTCAAATATCTGCAGCCAACCTTCACTATTCACAAG GTTTCTTGTGATTTGCCACTATTGGCGACATTTGGGGGACATGATGTTGATCGGCTCCCTTCGGCTTCTACTTGCTACAACACCCTCAAG CTTCCAACATACAAACGCCAGAATAACTTGAGAGCAAAGCTTTTATATGCTATCAATTCAAATGCTGGTTTCGAACTTTCATAG
- the LOC107843163 gene encoding GDSL esterase/lipase At5g03820: protein MRMGFFRCFLGGFVLAMVFSVSNGDPLVPALCIFGDSVVDVGNNNNLSTIIKANFPPYGRDFVTHKPTGRFCNGKLATDFTAEYLGFTSYPPAYLSRETRGKRILTGVNFASAASGYYERTARLFRALTLRHQLKYYKLWQRKVVNLVGRTKATNIFSGGIHLISAGSSDFIQNYYINPLLNKVYSPDQFADILMTSYSTFVQNLYDLGARRIGVTTLPPTGCLPAAITLFGRGTNKCVEKMNKDAISFNNKLNKTSQNLKSKLPGIKLVVFDIFQPLFDMITKPAESGFFESRKACCGTGTIETSFLCNARSIGTCSNATNYVFWDGFHPSESANEKLAQSLLEQGFDLIS, encoded by the exons ATGAGAATGGGTTTCTTCAGGTGTTTCTTAGGTGGTTTTGTTCTGGCAATGGTGTTTTCGGTATCTAACGGAGACCCTTTGGTTCCAGCATTGTGCATCTTTGGTGACTCTGTAGTTGACGTTGGAAACAATAACAACTTAAGCACTATCATCAAGGCAAATTTTCCACCTTATGGAAGAGATTTTGTAACCCACAAACCTACCGGGAGGTTCTGCAATGGAAAGCTAGCCACAGACTTTACTG CTGAATATCTTGGGTTCACTTCATACCCACCGGCTTACCTGAGCCGAGAAACTAGAGGGAAAAGAATACTCACCGGTGTCAACTTCGCCTCTGCTGCTTCTGGTTATTATGAAAGGACTGCTCGACTGTTT CGTGCTCTGACGCTGAGACATCAACTAAAGTATTACAAGTTGTGGCAACGGAAAGTAGTGAATCTGGTCGGGAGGACCAAGGCAACTAACATCTTCTCGGGAGGAATACATCTTATAAGTGCAGGAAGCAGTGATTTCATTCAAAACTACTATATAAATCCACTACTCAACAAAGTCTACTCACCTGATCAGTTCGCAGACATCCTCATGACGTCTTACTCTACATTCGTTCAG AACCTCTATGATCTGGGAGCAAGGAGGATTGGTGTCACAACTCTGCCACCAACTGGTTGTTTGCCAGCTGCCATTACTTTGTTCGGTAGAGGAACCAACAAGTGTGttgaaaaaatgaacaaagacGCAATCTCTTTCAACAATAAGCTCAACAAGACATCTCAAAATTTAAAGAGCAAGCTTCCTGGCATCAAGCTCGTAGTCTTCGACATCTTCCAGCCTCTCTTTGATATGATCACAAAACCTGCAGAAAGTG GATTTTTTGAATCAAGGAAGGCTTGCTGCGGGACTGGTACAATAGAAACATCATTCCTTTGTAATGCCAGGTCCATTGGAACATGCTCCAATGCTACAAATTATGTGTTCTGGGATGGATTTCATCCCTCAGAATCGGCAAATGAGAAGTTAGCTCAAAGTCTGTTGGAACAGGGTTTTGATCTCATCTCTTAA
- the LOC107843161 gene encoding uncharacterized protein LOC107843161 isoform X2, with the protein MEIEAKERIFHTFSEFMIRITKFDELAEVGRRLLVGFQHGIAYLRRQPIEKNTELVEHVIKDNESKRLSSYIEAGCLNAHDSVHNMSKLHTCHLGLQDHVNKAKYAVDELARLLEDAEAALQSINCSLAQMGELNVDNDTDSLKNSQGEASSVAPVEHEITDIAILMAAVYSMVKSDYTMQEKIVSSLNLASPSEELESYSSMWSLRPYIDDEIMHKAWKLVR; encoded by the exons ATGGAAATAGAAGCTAAAGAGAGGATTTTTCATACTTTTTCAGAGTTCATGATTAG GATTACTAAATTTGATGAATTAGCAGAAGTGGGACGTAGATTACTAGTTGGATTTCAGCACGGAATTG CATATCTGCGGCGCCAGCCGATTGAAAAGAACACTGAATTGGTCGAGCACGTTATTAAAGATAATGAAAGCAAGAGACTTTCCTCTTACATAGAAGCTGGATGTCTGAATGCTCATGATTCTGTGCATAATATGTCCAAGT TACATACATGCCACCTTGGACTTCAGGATCACGTAAACAAAG CAAAGTATGCAGTCGATGAACTTGCACGTCTCTTAGAGGATGCGGAAGCTGCATTGCAATCGATAAATTGCAGTTTGGCTCAAATGGGAGAACTAAATGTCGACAATGACACAGATTCATTGAAAAACTCTCAA GGAGAAGCGTCGTCTGTTGCTCCTGTTGAACATGAAATCACTGATATTGCAATACTAATGGCAGCGGTATACTCCATGGTAAAAAGTGACTACACAATGCAG GAAAAGATTGTTTCTTCACTTAACCTTGCTTCACCTTCTGAAGAATTGGAGAGCTACTCCAGCATGTGGTCGTTGCGCCCTTACATAGACGATGAAATCATGCACAAAGCCTGGAAACTTGTACGCTAA
- the LOC107843161 gene encoding uncharacterized protein LOC107843161 isoform X1, translated as MEIEAKERIFHTFSEFMIRITKFDELAEVGRRLLVGFQHGIAYLRRQPIEKNTELVEHVIKDNESKRLSSYIEAGCLNAHDSVHNMSKLHTCHLGLQDHVNKAKYAVDELARLLEDAEAALQSINCSLAQMGELNVDNDTDSLKNSQGEASSVAPVEHEITDIAILMAAVYSMVKSDYTMQQEKIVSSLNLASPSEELESYSSMWSLRPYIDDEIMHKAWKLVR; from the exons ATGGAAATAGAAGCTAAAGAGAGGATTTTTCATACTTTTTCAGAGTTCATGATTAG GATTACTAAATTTGATGAATTAGCAGAAGTGGGACGTAGATTACTAGTTGGATTTCAGCACGGAATTG CATATCTGCGGCGCCAGCCGATTGAAAAGAACACTGAATTGGTCGAGCACGTTATTAAAGATAATGAAAGCAAGAGACTTTCCTCTTACATAGAAGCTGGATGTCTGAATGCTCATGATTCTGTGCATAATATGTCCAAGT TACATACATGCCACCTTGGACTTCAGGATCACGTAAACAAAG CAAAGTATGCAGTCGATGAACTTGCACGTCTCTTAGAGGATGCGGAAGCTGCATTGCAATCGATAAATTGCAGTTTGGCTCAAATGGGAGAACTAAATGTCGACAATGACACAGATTCATTGAAAAACTCTCAA GGAGAAGCGTCGTCTGTTGCTCCTGTTGAACATGAAATCACTGATATTGCAATACTAATGGCAGCGGTATACTCCATGGTAAAAAGTGACTACACAATGCAG CAGGAAAAGATTGTTTCTTCACTTAACCTTGCTTCACCTTCTGAAGAATTGGAGAGCTACTCCAGCATGTGGTCGTTGCGCCCTTACATAGACGATGAAATCATGCACAAAGCCTGGAAACTTGTACGCTAA